The Streptomyces sp. HUAS CB01 genome has a segment encoding these proteins:
- a CDS encoding CehA/McbA family metallohydrolase: protein MCNEDDANLSRRGLFVTGAAAALTLGGVSFAEAAGTAAGQTTKVVRGTLPPGSPDFVYLPVEVPRGVAEIRVSYTYERPQVPAGTQGNALDIGIFDERGTALGGEGFRGWSGGARSEFFIRGDEATPGYVAGPVRAGTWHIALGPYTIAPQGLAYTVTVTLTYGKPAPTPKPVYPPERAQGRGRDWYRGDCHLHSWYSDGRRTPEEIAALARAAGLDFVNSSEHNTHAAHGAWADAAGDDLLVLLGEEVTTRNGHVVALGTDPGTFVDWRYRARDNRFGHYARAIRRAGGLVVPAHPHATCIGCNWKFGFGDADAVEVWNGPYTPDDDVSLADWDSTLVAAVRSGGRWTPAMGSSDAHRDPDAVGTPQTVVLADDLTREAILDGLRAGRSYVAESSAVSLSFAAYGGRGRRAGIGERLRVDADDPVTVRLEVTGAPGRTARIVTDQGVLHTATLPAEGTGTVEWRTTAAYAAYVRAEVRHPAVVPVPGFPGPLAAFTNPVFLGHPG from the coding sequence ATGTGCAACGAGGACGACGCGAACCTCAGCAGACGCGGACTGTTCGTGACGGGAGCGGCCGCCGCGCTTACGTTGGGCGGCGTGAGCTTCGCCGAGGCAGCGGGCACCGCGGCCGGACAGACCACGAAGGTCGTGCGCGGCACCCTGCCGCCCGGCTCCCCCGACTTCGTGTACCTGCCCGTCGAGGTGCCGCGCGGGGTCGCGGAGATCCGGGTGTCGTACACGTACGAGAGGCCGCAGGTCCCGGCCGGGACCCAGGGCAACGCCCTCGACATCGGCATCTTCGACGAGCGCGGCACCGCGCTCGGCGGCGAGGGCTTCCGCGGCTGGTCGGGCGGGGCGCGCAGCGAGTTCTTCATCCGCGGCGACGAGGCGACGCCCGGCTACGTCGCGGGGCCGGTACGGGCGGGCACGTGGCACATCGCGCTCGGCCCGTACACGATCGCGCCGCAGGGCCTCGCGTACACCGTGACCGTCACGCTCACGTACGGGAAGCCGGCGCCCACGCCGAAGCCCGTGTACCCGCCGGAGCGGGCGCAGGGCCGGGGGCGTGACTGGTACCGGGGCGACTGCCATCTGCACTCCTGGTACTCGGACGGCCGCCGCACCCCCGAAGAGATCGCGGCCCTCGCCCGGGCGGCGGGGCTGGACTTCGTCAACAGCAGCGAGCACAACACGCACGCGGCGCACGGGGCGTGGGCGGACGCCGCCGGGGACGACCTGCTGGTGCTCCTCGGCGAGGAGGTCACCACCCGCAACGGCCATGTCGTGGCGCTCGGCACCGACCCGGGCACGTTCGTCGACTGGCGCTACCGGGCCAGGGACAACCGTTTCGGCCACTACGCCCGGGCGATCCGCCGCGCCGGCGGCCTCGTCGTGCCCGCGCACCCGCACGCCACCTGCATCGGCTGCAACTGGAAGTTCGGGTTCGGCGACGCGGACGCGGTGGAGGTGTGGAACGGCCCGTACACCCCGGACGACGACGTGTCCCTCGCGGACTGGGACAGCACCCTCGTCGCCGCCGTCCGCTCGGGCGGCCGGTGGACCCCCGCGATGGGCAGCAGCGACGCGCACCGGGACCCGGACGCGGTCGGCACGCCGCAGACGGTCGTCCTCGCCGACGACCTGACGCGGGAGGCGATCCTGGACGGCCTGCGCGCCGGCCGGTCCTACGTGGCCGAGTCGTCGGCGGTGTCGCTGTCGTTCGCCGCGTACGGGGGCCGGGGCCGGCGTGCCGGTATCGGCGAGCGGCTCCGGGTGGACGCGGACGACCCGGTGACGGTCCGCCTGGAGGTCACCGGCGCCCCGGGCCGCACCGCGCGGATCGTCACCGACCAGGGCGTACTGCACACGGCGACGCTGCCCGCGGAGGGCACGGGCACGGTGGAGTGGCGTACGACGGCGGCGTACGCGGCGTACGTCCGCGCGGAGGTGCGGCACCCGGCGGTCGTGCCGGTCCCGGGCTTCCCGGGGCCGCTGGCGGCGTTCACGAACCCGGTCTTCCTGGGGCACCCGGGGTAG
- a CDS encoding LLM class F420-dependent oxidoreductase, which yields MRISTTIFLTDETITPLRLARELEERGFAGLYLPEHTHIPVERTSPYPAGGELPPEYGRTLDPFVALGQAAAVTTTLGLGTGITLLAQHDPIALAKQIATLDHLSGGRFTLGVGFGWNREEAADHGVEWSTRRDLSRDRMHLMRALWAAEPTAYDGDFGSVRASYAYPKPASGPAPRTLVGGAAGPKLFSHIADYADGWLPIGGRGLTESVPVLRETWSAAGRDPKALQIVPYAVLPSAGKLAHYAELGCEEVVLQLPPAGEGEVLRVLDEYGKYV from the coding sequence GTGCGGATCTCGACCACGATCTTCCTGACGGACGAGACGATCACCCCGCTGCGGCTGGCGCGGGAACTGGAGGAACGCGGCTTCGCCGGGCTGTACCTGCCCGAGCACACCCACATCCCGGTCGAGCGGACCTCCCCCTATCCGGCGGGTGGCGAACTCCCGCCCGAGTACGGCCGCACCCTCGACCCCTTCGTCGCCCTCGGCCAGGCCGCGGCCGTCACCACCACCCTCGGTCTCGGCACGGGCATCACGCTCCTCGCGCAGCACGACCCCATCGCCCTCGCCAAGCAGATCGCGACCCTCGACCACCTCAGCGGCGGCCGCTTCACCCTCGGCGTCGGCTTCGGCTGGAACAGGGAGGAGGCGGCGGACCACGGCGTGGAATGGTCGACGCGCCGCGATCTCAGCCGCGACCGCATGCACCTGATGCGCGCCCTGTGGGCCGCCGAACCGACCGCGTACGACGGCGACTTCGGCTCGGTGCGCGCCTCCTACGCCTACCCGAAGCCGGCGAGCGGCCCCGCGCCCCGCACCCTGGTCGGCGGCGCGGCCGGCCCGAAGCTCTTCTCCCACATCGCCGACTACGCCGACGGCTGGCTCCCGATCGGCGGCCGGGGCCTCACGGAATCGGTCCCCGTCCTGCGGGAGACCTGGTCGGCGGCGGGCCGCGACCCGAAGGCCCTCCAGATCGTCCCGTACGCGGTCCTTCCCTCGGCGGGCAAGCTCGCCCACTACGCGGAACTGGGCTGCGAGGAGGTCGTGCTGCAGTTGCCGCCGGCGGGGGAGGGGGAGGTGCTGCGGGTGCTGGACGAGTACGGGAAGTACGTGTGA
- a CDS encoding MarR family winged helix-turn-helix transcriptional regulator, with protein sequence MATRKLTPAEMPEADHAFYGLVWAGTVLTERVDRALSRAHDLPVSWFEVMLWLASSDEPVAASVLGNSTMLSRSQVSRVLDALQARGLVSRTPSARDARSVEVALTAEGRRVFEEADATRRACLAPVFTDVLDQRDMEALSAVWRKLKAHKDA encoded by the coding sequence ATGGCGACCAGGAAACTCACCCCGGCGGAGATGCCCGAGGCCGATCACGCCTTCTACGGCCTCGTCTGGGCCGGGACCGTGCTCACCGAGCGCGTCGACCGCGCCCTGTCCAGGGCCCACGACCTGCCCGTCTCCTGGTTCGAGGTGATGCTCTGGCTCGCGAGCAGCGATGAGCCCGTCGCCGCCTCCGTACTCGGCAACAGCACCATGCTCAGCCGCAGCCAGGTGTCCCGCGTCCTCGACGCGCTGCAGGCCCGCGGGCTGGTCTCCCGTACGCCGTCGGCCAGGGACGCCCGTTCCGTCGAGGTCGCGCTCACCGCCGAGGGGCGCCGGGTCTTCGAGGAGGCCGACGCGACGCGGCGCGCGTGCCTGGCGCCCGTCTTCACCGATGTCCTGGACCAGCGGGACATGGAGGCCCTGAGCGCGGTCTGGCGCAAGCTCAAGGCGCACAAGGACGCCTGA
- a CDS encoding SDR family NAD(P)-dependent oxidoreductase, translated as MSSSTTPKVVLITGTSSGIGLAAAVAAAKAGWRTVATLRDPGRADALRKAAAEAGVELDVRQLDVVDEASVAAAVDGVVADHGRLDAVINNAGAGHLGTLENDTVADVRTVMEVNFFGVLNVSKAAFPHLRAAGGRLITVTSVGGVVGQPFNEAYCAAKFAVEGYMESLAPVAASVGVSVSVVEPGAVATEFVNNVGLDLEAEIASAGPYAPALDAYVNRTVAQFLTGAQTQDEAAAAVLEALTADRPAFRLQTSDWARDFTGMKLNDLDGSAVLGTTGGWVA; from the coding sequence ATGTCCTCCTCCACCACCCCCAAGGTCGTCCTGATCACCGGCACCTCCTCCGGCATCGGCCTGGCCGCCGCGGTCGCCGCGGCGAAGGCCGGCTGGCGCACCGTCGCGACCCTCCGCGATCCGGGCCGCGCCGACGCGCTCCGCAAGGCCGCCGCCGAGGCCGGGGTCGAGCTCGACGTCCGGCAGCTCGACGTCGTCGACGAGGCGTCCGTCGCCGCCGCGGTCGACGGGGTGGTCGCCGACCACGGACGGCTCGACGCCGTGATCAACAACGCGGGCGCGGGGCACCTCGGCACCCTGGAGAACGACACCGTCGCCGACGTCCGCACGGTGATGGAGGTCAACTTCTTCGGCGTCCTCAACGTCTCCAAGGCCGCCTTCCCCCACCTGCGCGCGGCCGGCGGCCGGCTGATCACCGTCACCAGCGTCGGCGGCGTCGTCGGCCAGCCCTTCAACGAGGCGTACTGCGCCGCGAAGTTCGCCGTCGAGGGCTACATGGAGAGCCTGGCGCCGGTCGCCGCGTCCGTCGGCGTGAGCGTGTCCGTCGTCGAACCGGGCGCGGTGGCGACCGAGTTCGTCAACAACGTCGGCCTCGACCTGGAGGCGGAGATCGCGTCGGCCGGCCCCTACGCCCCCGCCCTCGACGCCTACGTCAACCGCACCGTGGCCCAGTTCCTGACCGGCGCCCAGACGCAGGACGAGGCCGCCGCGGCCGTACTGGAGGCGCTGACGGCGGACCGGCCCGCCTTCCGTCTCCAGACCTCCGACTGGGCCCGCGACTTCACGGGCATGAAGCTGAACGACCTGGACGGCTCGGCGGTGCTCGGGACCACGGGCGGCTGGGTGGCGTGA